TGGTCTTGGCGGCGCTTTTTTTCCGCGCCGGCCGCTTGGCAGATTTTTTAGTCACCTTCCCGGCCGGAGTCGACTTTTTCTTGACGACTTTTGACTTGGATGCTTTTGACTTGGACGCTTTCGCCTTTGAGGACGTAGTCGCCTTGCTCTGCCGGGTTTGGGTCGTTTTTTTCTTGGACGTCTTCTTTCGGGCCACGTGCGGCGTCTCCACTCACAAGGATCCCGAGAAGCCAGCCGAGCAATCGGCTCGACCTCTCAATCCCGACCGTCTGACGCGACCCCGGACCCCGAAAATACGCAAGGCCCGGCGGGAGCGATCCCGATCGGAACGCGGGAGTTTATCGTGCTCCATTACGCTCGGCAAGCACAAAGGTTCATTCGACCATCTAACTTCGAAGGTTGAGCACCCCTCCTGACACACTTATCGGACGACAGCCCCCCGATTCCGCGCAGCATACCGCCGCCACCTGCAAATACGCCTTAACGCAGGGTTTTGAATGCGTTTATGGTCACTTGAATTACGCGTCAGTCGCCATGTTTCTGACGCAGTCGGCCGCTCAGACGCAGCAGCAGATGCACCCGCTCAAATTGATCGAGCCAGTCCTGCATCGTCGCGGCGAGTTCGTCGCGGTCCACCGGTGCGCCGGGCAGCGGACAAGCGCCGCCAAGCTGCTTGGCAGCAAGTGCTCGATAGCGATTCAGCGTCCGGTCGCCGAACCAGCCCACCGGCTCGTAGTCCTCGGCACAGAAGACCAGCACCGGCACGCGATGGCCGGCGTTGATCATCACCTGCTCCTGCAGGTCCATGTGCTCGTCACGGTCGAGCCAGCGGAGGTCGATGGCGTCGCTGGCCTCGGCGATCTTCTGGATCAGAGGCCCCTGCTGCACGCAGTCGCCACACCAGATGCCCGAAAGCCCGAGCACCTTGATCTCACGCTCGAACGAGCCCAGCAGCTTCAGCTGAGCGTCGGTGAGGGTGGCCTGCTCGTAGATCCGCTGCCAGTTGTCACGCTGCGCGGCAGTGCCGGCGGCGAGGTACGCCTCGTAGCTCAGGCCCGCTTCGTGCTTCTGTTGCAGGTACGCGGCGCTGGTCAGGTCAGCGGAGCCCTGTTCAATGTTGCCTTGGGTCATGTCGCCTCCAATGCGATCCGTGTTGGGCCCTTGCGGGGCGACCCGCTGAACAGCGCAACGAACGGAACTATTCCTTCTTTCCCAGCATGCCGGTCTGCCGGGCGTAGTCGAAGACGCCGCCTGCGTCGACGATGGGCTTGACGTCGCCGAGCGGCTTGAGCTCGTACGTCTTGCCGTTGGTCTTGTTGGTCAGCTTTGCGTTGTCGATGTCGACTTCGACCTCGTCGCCGGTGCTGATTTCCTCGATAAGGCGCTGCGTGGTTTCGCAGGGCAGCAGGTAGCCGCCGTTGACGCAGTTTCGGAAGAAGATGCGTGCGTAGAACTCGGCGACGACGACGCGAGCGCCGGCCTCGGCGATGGCGAGCGGCGCGTGTTCGCGCGACGAGCCGCAGCCGAAGTTCTTGCCACCGATCACGACGGTGTACTCGGTCTTGAACTCGCCTTCGGGGACGAACTTCATGCCACCCTTGGGCAGGCCGCACTTGGTCTCGGGCACGCCGACCATGGCGTACATGCCGAAGTACTTGCGTTCCTCCGGGTCGGAGGGGTTGTAGGCCAAGTACTCGGCGGGGATGATCTGGTCGGTGTCGATATCGTCGCCGAGGACGAAGGCCTTGCCGGTGATGATTTCGCTGGCCATGGTGCTGGTTCCAGGGGATCGGGGAAAAACGACATTCTAGCAGACGCCCACGGCGTGACGCCGTGGGCTTCGGGTGAAACGCACGTTTTACGTCTCGCTGGCGGTTTCCCAGGTGTGACGCTCGTCCGTGGCATGCGCGTCACGGGCTTCCATCATGCCCTCGCGCAACAGCTCAAGGTGCTTGCCGAGGTGGTGGGCGAGCACCTGTTTGTGCGTGTCGGGGTGTGCTTTGAGGACGCGGAGCATCTCGGCCTTGAGGTAGTCGTCGGTCAGCACGGAGCCGAAGGTCACGTGCAGGATCTGTCGGCCGTCGTTCTCATCCAGGTAAATCCGCTCCAGCGACGCCGCGTCCGCGACCGCCGCGGGCACGGGCACTTTGTCCGGGTCGGCGGAGATGTGGTAGGTCGCCTTGTCTACTGCGAATCGGCCGCGCGAGAAGTCGATGATTCGGCGGAACAGATCGGGCTCATGCCTCGCCACCGCCCGCAACGCTTCGAGATAGCTCGTGCCGGCCGTCTTCACGTGGAATCGCCCACGCGTGATCCGGGCGAACGAGCGATACACCGACA
Above is a window of Phycisphaerales bacterium AB-hyl4 DNA encoding:
- a CDS encoding thioredoxin family protein, yielding MTQGNIEQGSADLTSAAYLQQKHEAGLSYEAYLAAGTAAQRDNWQRIYEQATLTDAQLKLLGSFEREIKVLGLSGIWCGDCVQQGPLIQKIAEASDAIDLRWLDRDEHMDLQEQVMINAGHRVPVLVFCAEDYEPVGWFGDRTLNRYRALAAKQLGGACPLPGAPVDRDELAATMQDWLDQFERVHLLLRLSGRLRQKHGD
- a CDS encoding 3-isopropylmalate dehydratase — translated: MASEIITGKAFVLGDDIDTDQIIPAEYLAYNPSDPEERKYFGMYAMVGVPETKCGLPKGGMKFVPEGEFKTEYTVVIGGKNFGCGSSREHAPLAIAEAGARVVVAEFYARIFFRNCVNGGYLLPCETTQRLIEEISTGDEVEVDIDNAKLTNKTNGKTYELKPLGDVKPIVDAGGVFDYARQTGMLGKKE